TTAATCGTGCAAAATAGCCTAAAGTTGACCAATGCGTGAGTCCGTCACCGACCTGCATTTCACCAGTTGCCGTTGTAAAAGATGGGATATCGGGGACAATTATTTCCCGTCGTAAGCCACTCATGGAATCCAGTTTACTGATTTCATTCTGGAAGCCAGCCAGCGCCGTAAAATGATGATCTGTTCCTAAATCTAAATTATAGGTTGTATAAATATTGAGCGCTTTGTAGGTTGTATTGGATTTTTTCTTTTGAATATACGAAGGCACGGTAAGTGCTATTGGCACCAATGTGCCGTCTACTTCATCTTCATAGGCGACCTGATTGACCCCGGCATAGTCAAAAATCTTATAATCTATCGAATAGTCGGCATTTATTTTCCAGTTTTTAAGCGGACTGATTTCTGTTGCCAGGCGTTGTACCAGCGTATTATTTGTTAATTTCTGACACCCCGCCTGCATCTGTGGTACACGTGAAAGCTGCGAGTAATAACCATTTGGCGATTTAAGGAAAACCTCGGGATGCGTTCTCAAAATCTGGTGTATAATCATACCATATTCCCCTTCACCATTATATATAGGTCTATCACGCACTGCATTTGTCAGACGCGTATTGGAACTGATCTTCCACCAGTCCGTAATATTGGCGTCGATCTTGCCCTGAAAATTGTAGCGTTTATATTTATCGTCTACCATTTTCAGCACCCCTTTTTCGGAAGCATGTCCCAGCGACAAAAAGTAGGACATATCTTTTGATCCTCCTTTGACAGAAAGGTTTTCCTGCATCCGCTGACCATTTCCGTAATGGATATCGATCCAGTCGTTATTGCCATTTGAGAATTGATAGGTAGACCACTTGCGGGGGTTGTTGGCATCGGGCACAGTTTCGGGCAATGTCGGGTCATCTATATACGCGATGATCCGATCTATTGTGGATTCGGAAAACAACCTAGCAACCCCCTGGTTGTCATGCATCTGATTCATGGCCCGTGCGAATGTGTAGGAATCCACCATCTTCGGTTTATCGATAATGGTTGTCGGCCCCCCATTCATTGAAAAATCAACCTGTGGCTTCTGATTTGCCTTTCCCGATTTGGTTGTAATCAGTAAGACCCCATAAGGTGCACGGGCACCATAGATTGCCGAAGCAGCGGCGTCTTTTAAGATAGAAACACTTTCGACAGTATTCGGATCAATCGTATTAATATCACCTGCGGTACCATCGATCAGAACATAAGGCTTACCCTGCCCCCTGATCTGCACAGAGGGAGCCGCACCAGGTTCAAAACCATTGTTTCCGTAAGCTATCGTCAGGCCACTGACTGTTCCATAAAGCGATTGAGAAACATTGTTTACCGGTCTATCCTGTAGGCGCTTGCCATCGACAACGGCAACAGATCCCGTCAGGTTAACTTTCTTTTGGACACCATACCCGACCACCACCACCTCATCGAGTTCACGTGCCAGGCCAGTTTCCAAACGTATCACGAGATCCCCTGCGCGCTCATTCGTCACCAAGGTATCCACTGCCTTGAACCCCATAAAATGCACGGATAAGGTGTCCGAAGGGAAAATTGAATGGAGCAAAAATCCCCCCTTATCATCACTTTTGGATTTTGTATTGGCACGCTTTAAATTTAAGGTAGCCCCGGAAACGGGCATACCAGATGGATCCACGACTTTTCCAGAAATGGATCTTCCCTCTTGTTGTGTCTGCCTCGCCAAAACAAAGCCATTATCAGTCTTTTTTACCTGAATACCATAAGGAGTCAGTAATCTCCGTAAAACTTGTTCCAAAGATTCATTTTTTGTGTCAAATTTGGCTATACTAATACTTTTTAGGCCTAAGCTCTCTGTGAACGAAATGTCTGATCCCGACTTCTTCTGAAGGTCTATGATAACGTCGCGCAGTGTGGTCTTTTGATAATTTTGGTTGTATATTTTGCCATTTGCCTGTGCAAATGTACTGTTCCAGGGGACAGCACTAGAAAATAGCAGCAGCGCCCCCCCGAGGGTTAAAGAAAGGTATTTGTTGCTTCTTTTTTCTTTTATAATTAGTTTTTTGTTAATCATTTGTTAATTTTGTATTGATTAAAGGTTTTACATCCATGAAACCGATTATGGAATCGGGTCAGATAGATTCCATAATTTTCTGTAAAGGGTCTTACACTATGTGAGCCCTTTTATTTTTAGTATAAAATGATCTCTTTTCCCTCCTGCTTATTTTTGATACTGATCTTTTTTCCGGTCAATAACTGAATCTCTTCTAGCGCAGCTTCCATTGTTTTGGATTGCCGGAAGCTGATGTTGTAGCGATCCATTAATAGTTTTTCATCAGCTGTATAGAGTGTGAATCCGTAGAAATTTTTAAAGTTTTGGTTCAATTCTTCAAAGCTGGCCTGATCTAGCTTAACATGGTCAGACAACCAGGATGATTCCAAAGCATACTCAGCATTGGTCAATTTAAAATCACTAGACTTGCGATCATAGACTATATTTTCATCTGGCATCAGTGTGCGCAGATTTTTTAAGTTATCGTCAACTCGAACCTTACCTGTACGCACGGATACGGATGTATTATGGATATCAGGATAAGCTTTGACATTAAAACTGGTACCCAGCACCTTAATATGCAATCCACCACCATGGACGATGAATGGTCTGGAAGGATCTTTTTTGACATCAAAGAAAGCTTCTCCATACAGATTTACCTCCCGCTTGCGGTTGTAGTCACCAACAGTAAGACTAGAATTCGCATTCAGGATCACTTTTGTACCGTCGTTTAAGATGACTGTTTTCCGTTCGGCGGTACCGGTGGATATAGTTCCTTTATTAAGATAGGCTGTCTTGATTGGCTTGATAAGATTATCGATCTGCGATACCGAAAAGTATTGATGATATAAAACGGTAGAAAGTATCAAGAATAAGATGCTCGCAACAGCTCCATATAAAAAGCGATATCGGTAGCTCGATCGCTTGACTGTGTATCCTGCCGCAGCATCAATAATCCGGGTCCTGAGATCGCTTCGTTCCGGAACGAAGTTTATATCTGAAGTTTCGGGCTCTTGTTGGTCCAAGGTTTCGTACCAATATTCCAAGATAAATTTCTCGGCTGCATTGGCTGTACCATCTTGGTACTTCTTGATTAGCTTTTTTAACTGTTTGTGATCCACGCGTAATCTTTTCTAGGTTTGCTCTTTCTAGTAAGACAGTTGGTGAGAATCAAAAGTATGTAAGGAATTAAAAAAAATTATTTGATCAGCAAAAATGATAATAATGCTGTCAATGAACGGGCAAATTCAGGATGCCGTTCGATCAACATGGCTTTGATGCGACGGTGCATTTCAGCACTGTAACCTTTGACAGTCTGCTCCGCAAGGCCTAATGCGACAGCAATCTCTTTTAGTGTAAAATCTTCATTTCGTAGCTTAAAAATCTTTTGCATATGATCTGGCAACTCGTTCAAAATTTCCGAAAACAAGGTATTCAAATCTTTTTCAATTAATAGGTTTACCAAGGAGAGATCCACAACCTCGAGATGTATTGACAGCCTATCTTTCACATCCTGATGAAGTTTTACCTTGACAAAATAGTTCATAATTTTATTCCGGAGGGCTACATGGAGGTAATTATTGACTGAGCCATGCACAACGATGGACTCTCTTTTAACCCAGAGATTGACGAAAAGGTCCTGCACAAGATCCTCTGCGTCCTGCAAATTTCCAATTTTTAGGAAAGCGCTTTGCGTTAACTTGTCGGTATGAGTATTCACCAACATTTCAAAATCAGAAATATCTTTGATTAATAGTGTCGATTTCATAATCTTTCTGCTGGCGATATGATTGGTCGTCACAACAAACTTACATGATTTTTTCAATTTAAAAATCTAATTATGAAAACAAACGTTTGCGTAAATTTGATATTATCTTTTCAGTGCATTTTGTACTTGCTTTTTCACAGAAGATTAAATCTTTCCGCAATTTCGAAGTCGGACAAATTCACTCTTCTACGGTTTTCCTATCTCTTTGCGTGAGCAAAGAGACAAGATCACCGTTCTTTCTCAAATGTTCGGAAAGTCTGTTATAGTGTGTTGATAGTGCCTATTTTTGAAAAAGTATTTTCAGAATAGACATTGTTATGGTTCAAGACGATATGGACAACCAAATTGTCATTATAAAGATCCTCTATTTGATAAGAACCGGATATAATACGTTAAATAGCATAACCGTTATAAAATAGAATTAATGACCGTATAAATCCCGACAATCAATGAAATCAAAAGGAATGCGAGTATAATAAAGCAGCCTATTGTTACAGCTCTATCTTTCCAGCTCGATTTAGCTGCTTCGGCTTCACTAACCTTAATCATCGAAGGATCTTCAATCTGTTTTAAAACAATCTCAGAATCTTTAAGCATCCAAGAGACCCCTTCCAATGCAATATTCTGAAATGCCTGTTCTTGTTCCTGATGTTCAAAATCCTTGGCAGCACATAGTAACTGATAAGGAAACAATCTAAATTACTTCAAAATTAAACGCATTATTCTGTCGATTTTGTTATCTGCTCACGTAAAATCTTTTCACGGTTAGCATCCCAGTATTTACAGTCAAGTTCAATAAAGATTGAACTATAGGGAACCAAGGATTCTGTTTTCAACACAACCACTTGAAAAAGTTCTGCCGCCTGATCCATTTTTCGAAAAACATCTTCATGCATTAAAGACTGCAATTTTACCTGATGAAGTATTGTATCCAAGCTCCTTTTATATTCCTTTAGCCCCGGAGCAATACTGTCATCCAGATATCCGATCTCTTTATCCGTGTAGAAAATAGGTTTGACATGAGGCTGCTGATTGAGCAGTCCAACCACGCCGCCAAGAACTTCCGGCATTGGCTTTTCTGTATCAATAAACAGAATATTATCTCCGGCAGGTGCAGGATAGGCCTTGTCGACAACTAGGATCCAATTGCGATGACCAAGTAATGGGAGCTTTCGCGAAAGAAGCTCATGCCAACCCGGTTCTATTGTAGGATCAGCTAAATGGCTCGGAGAGGAATTACATCCAATCATCACACAAAGAAAAGCCATCAACAATGAATGATATCCCCATTTGCTCATGACCATAGGATATTAATTTTATCACCCTTATGTAGGGCTAGTTTATTACTAAAAACTACAACTAGACGTCCATTTGCACGTTTTAATTCCCCTAGCGCTATAGGCTCGTCATTTTGTAAGACCTTGATTTTCTTTTTATCCGTTGTCAAGTCAGCAGAATTGCCCAAATGGAATTCATTGAGCTCCAATTGGCCATATTGCAGGGTTAACTGACAATCACATTTTCCCGTTTGTTGCTTTTGGGTATAAGTCCCCCAGCCCTGTGCTGTAGTAAACGGAGCTTTGAAATCGGCGGCTCCGATCTTGGGCGCAAATCCGATTTGGCCCTTGGGGCCATGGTAACTGAAACCACAGGCATTGATAAAGGTTCCGTAACTCGCCATCGCACGCGCATAGTGATCGCTGCATTCAATTTCGTTAAAGGGATTTCTTTTTGCAGCATGGTAACGGTCGTGAATTACCCTGGTCATGACCAAACTCTCGTCGATCATGCCCTCAGCCATCATGTGCGCAGCTACTTGATGTTCAAATCCGCTCATACATTCATGAAAATAACCCAATTGCCAAGTGGTATTATCCCCATAGGCTTTATCCTCATTTTTTGGATTGGTATTCATGACCATCCCCCCTTCACCTGCCAGCGCATAAGGTCTACCCCCAAGATGCGTCTTGATATAAGGCCCTACATCCATAGTGAAGTTGTACTTCCATAGCGCTTTCAAGGCGGACAAGGTTTTCTCTTTACTATTGACACGCGGCATATCCACCTGCGAACACCAGGCTTGTCCATACACTTGATCGATATGACAGGTATTATAGGAACCTAGCTTCGTACGCCCTGCTGCTGCATTCGGCCGATGGATATAATACTCGCCATTAAAGAGATGTTTGTCCATATTTTCCGATCCTTTTTTGACATAATCCAGGCAAATCTGCTGAAACTTCTTATCACCAACTTCTCCTGCCATATATCCAGCTGCCTGCACCGCCGCTAGACAGAGCCCGACAATCCAGGCGATTTCTCCCTCCCAGACTGCATCTAATGTATTTTCCATTGGCGTATCGGTCATGCCATCTCCGTTTTTATCCTGATCGAGGACAAACTGAATCGCCTGTTTAAGTTTTGGCCAGTTCCGTTTTAAGAATGTTTCATCAGTACTCATCTGATGATCCCGATAAAAACGAAGGATAACACCAGCCTGCCCGTCGATGGCGGGTCTTTTTTCGTATTCTGCCCGGAAGATAATTGCGCCCGTTTCTGGCTGAAAACCGACTCCGAGATCTGTTACTTCACGCAAATTCCGTTCAAGATCAGGGAATATACGGCCCATGGACTGTCCATATTGCCAGACATGGGTACAAGTACCGGCACAGGCACCAATACCCTCCCAACCCCAGAACCTTCCCGAGGCAAAGCGCATGGTATTCGCCGTGGCCAGCGTTCCGATATTAACAAAGGTCCGATCCATAAACCAATGCGGTAATGTCGAATCATTCCAAGTCTGCTGCCACACTAGCGTTTCTACATCAAGCTTTTCTCTGTTGGCTATATAGTAATCGATTACGGCTACGGCATCCTTAAATTTCGTGCCATACCAATATCCGGCTTTGGCATCTTTAAGATTTTCCTGCAACTTTGGATGGGGATGGTTAAAGTGCCAGGAAATCGCAAAAGAAATTTGGCTATTTTCTTTGGATTTTATTGTACGCTTGACAGTAAAGGCTCCAACCTGAAAATCAGAAAAACCGATTACTGAATCACTATTATCTGGTTTTAAGCTATGTGGTGCTACAGGCCATTTTTTTAATCTGGTAACCACCTCCGCCTGTGGATCTATACATGTAAAAGCCATGGTTCCAGAATCTCCAGCTTGCCTGGCAGCATCAGGCACTTGATCACAGCTATAACCAAGTACTTTGATACCTGATCCCTCAGCCAAATGCGACACCTTTTTGACAGCATTGAAATCTTTACGCCCCTTATGGACTCCATTCTCCATCCAACCGGTTATAGCGACTTCAATTGTTCTATCAGTCTTATTCTCAAGCGTTATATGCAAGGTTGTCAGTGGCAAAGAAGAATTATCTTGGTCTAATGGAATAAAAGGTGAATAGGCCGTAAGCACAACATCCACAGGAAAGTCTGCACTACTGTAAGTTATACGACAGGTGGGATAAGTGGGTTCAAATACAATCTCATCCCAATGGTTTTCCCGAAGTTCCTTGACCACATGCTTACCATTGAAAAAAACGGACACAGCAAAGCCTTGTTCCATACCACGAAGATTATCGGCAATAGCTGGTTCGACATAGGCAGACCCATCACGTGGACGAACACGTACAAGTTCCTGCCCGTTATTCCACATCACGTTTTTCGGTTCTATTCCTTCGCGTTCACCATCATATGCAGTATTAAATATCTGCCACAACCATAGTCTACCATCACCACCGATATAGACCGTACCTGCATGCAAGCCTCCTACTGGCATGCCGATATAACGTAATTCGTTCTTACTTTTTCGGTAGGCAATTTTCTCGCCCCTCTGATATAAAGAGGCTAGCCATTGCTTATCTATATCCTTCTGCTCAGTAATATTGTGTATCGGGTTGTCCCAGGAAAATATTGATTTGGACCAAACTGTAAAATGACTGCC
The window above is part of the Sphingobacterium sp. ML3W genome. Proteins encoded here:
- a CDS encoding TonB-dependent receptor; the encoded protein is MINKKLIIKEKRSNKYLSLTLGGALLLFSSAVPWNSTFAQANGKIYNQNYQKTTLRDVIIDLQKKSGSDISFTESLGLKSISIAKFDTKNESLEQVLRRLLTPYGIQVKKTDNGFVLARQTQQEGRSISGKVVDPSGMPVSGATLNLKRANTKSKSDDKGGFLLHSIFPSDTLSVHFMGFKAVDTLVTNERAGDLVIRLETGLARELDEVVVVGYGVQKKVNLTGSVAVVDGKRLQDRPVNNVSQSLYGTVSGLTIAYGNNGFEPGAAPSVQIRGQGKPYVLIDGTAGDINTIDPNTVESVSILKDAAASAIYGARAPYGVLLITTKSGKANQKPQVDFSMNGGPTTIIDKPKMVDSYTFARAMNQMHDNQGVARLFSESTIDRIIAYIDDPTLPETVPDANNPRKWSTYQFSNGNNDWIDIHYGNGQRMQENLSVKGGSKDMSYFLSLGHASEKGVLKMVDDKYKRYNFQGKIDANITDWWKISSNTRLTNAVRDRPIYNGEGEYGMIIHQILRTHPEVFLKSPNGYYSQLSRVPQMQAGCQKLTNNTLVQRLATEISPLKNWKINADYSIDYKIFDYAGVNQVAYEDEVDGTLVPIALTVPSYIQKKKSNTTYKALNIYTTYNLDLGTDHHFTALAGFQNEISKLDSMSGLRREIIVPDIPSFTTATGEMQVGDGLTHWSTLGYFARLNYNYADKYLIEANVRYDGTSKFSRGRRWGAFPSVSVGWVISKELFWQPLLDYIPFMKLRGSWGKLGNQNVASYQDLALLGVQSNLGWLIDGMRPAYTTAPNLVNRYLTWESSRSMNTAIEMGFFQNRLQAEFEYYQRLTYDRLGPAQALPAVLGATIPRKNNSELKTMGWDFSLRWNGKIGSDFNYSVAANVFDYKNIITKYTNPTGILTTDYIGKDDGEIWGYETAGLIKTKERADEINASGYQKFINGQAWQTGDVEYRDLNGDGLINNGKNTINDHGDLKIIGNSTRRYQYGLNLTANYKNVDIAVFIQGTGKRDLWLDGNVFWGFRAWNQSSLFPHHMDYYRDTEGDRYSGLGINTEAYFPRPYSNTTQDSKNKQMQTRYLQNGAYARLKNLQIGYTIPPLMLQKIGLKRARIYFSGENIYTLSKLPSGFDPETAMLGQYGDGKGMFSQAIWAFGINISL
- a CDS encoding FecR domain-containing protein, with product MDHKQLKKLIKKYQDGTANAAEKFILEYWYETLDQQEPETSDINFVPERSDLRTRIIDAAAGYTVKRSSYRYRFLYGAVASILFLILSTVLYHQYFSVSQIDNLIKPIKTAYLNKGTISTGTAERKTVILNDGTKVILNANSSLTVGDYNRKREVNLYGEAFFDVKKDPSRPFIVHGGGLHIKVLGTSFNVKAYPDIHNTSVSVRTGKVRVDDNLKNLRTLMPDENIVYDRKSSDFKLTNAEYALESSWLSDHVKLDQASFEELNQNFKNFYGFTLYTADEKLLMDRYNISFRQSKTMEAALEEIQLLTGKKISIKNKQEGKEIILY
- a CDS encoding sigma-70 family RNA polymerase sigma factor, whose translation is MKSTLLIKDISDFEMLVNTHTDKLTQSAFLKIGNLQDAEDLVQDLFVNLWVKRESIVVHGSVNNYLHVALRNKIMNYFVKVKLHQDVKDRLSIHLEVVDLSLVNLLIEKDLNTLFSEILNELPDHMQKIFKLRNEDFTLKEIAVALGLAEQTVKGYSAEMHRRIKAMLIERHPEFARSLTALLSFLLIK
- a CDS encoding GH116 family glycosyl hydrolase, with product MDRRSFFKKTSLIGLAVLGSHFTVWSKSIFSWDNPIHNITEQKDIDKQWLASLYQRGEKIAYRKSKNELRYIGMPVGGLHAGTVYIGGDGRLWLWQIFNTAYDGEREGIEPKNVMWNNGQELVRVRPRDGSAYVEPAIADNLRGMEQGFAVSVFFNGKHVVKELRENHWDEIVFEPTYPTCRITYSSADFPVDVVLTAYSPFIPLDQDNSSLPLTTLHITLENKTDRTIEVAITGWMENGVHKGRKDFNAVKKVSHLAEGSGIKVLGYSCDQVPDAARQAGDSGTMAFTCIDPQAEVVTRLKKWPVAPHSLKPDNSDSVIGFSDFQVGAFTVKRTIKSKENSQISFAISWHFNHPHPKLQENLKDAKAGYWYGTKFKDAVAVIDYYIANREKLDVETLVWQQTWNDSTLPHWFMDRTFVNIGTLATANTMRFASGRFWGWEGIGACAGTCTHVWQYGQSMGRIFPDLERNLREVTDLGVGFQPETGAIIFRAEYEKRPAIDGQAGVILRFYRDHQMSTDETFLKRNWPKLKQAIQFVLDQDKNGDGMTDTPMENTLDAVWEGEIAWIVGLCLAAVQAAGYMAGEVGDKKFQQICLDYVKKGSENMDKHLFNGEYYIHRPNAAAGRTKLGSYNTCHIDQVYGQAWCSQVDMPRVNSKEKTLSALKALWKYNFTMDVGPYIKTHLGGRPYALAGEGGMVMNTNPKNEDKAYGDNTTWQLGYFHECMSGFEHQVAAHMMAEGMIDESLVMTRVIHDRYHAAKRNPFNEIECSDHYARAMASYGTFINACGFSYHGPKGQIGFAPKIGAADFKAPFTTAQGWGTYTQKQQTGKCDCQLTLQYGQLELNEFHLGNSADLTTDKKKIKVLQNDEPIALGELKRANGRLVVVFSNKLALHKGDKINILWS